The Ornithodoros turicata isolate Travis chromosome 7, ASM3712646v1, whole genome shotgun sequence genome includes a region encoding these proteins:
- the LOC135401628 gene encoding phosphatidylinositol 4-kinase alpha-like isoform X2 produces MGQSGQVDGILSQRDGTRGIPYRPTWPGRRHCPGYLLHGVGLPAQGTDHALFPQAHARFAKSTFPDSAYHCPEACEEILNNQVDFLGALVRICVSAKSTDSPSAANTLNAKIAHTVVPLIMGTCRAMARCSFEPPYLISQIFPPAEKVEIEEVEGYESFCKKKKQANLYNPPLVPRRALVDFWVGQKGVARERRDAILPYEVVSTPIAFKPSTFILKVCGSSFSQIKLFTKRGDVPRRAHLKFTPVKIQAILTFADRLLSPEMLDYLDHCAWDLFETGALKQNPYKSFSEVLRLVVLSLMQELLCTYSVAEKEDWKTNSPLFYSLSKDMQKFAKHLFINGQKDIQLKAYDASEQEQRESGYTIANRFKINVQTIATCVEILVWAEYDDNGGDMLCTKLTEKISSPHGLKLALGHLPIFIVCLEGIGVLAQNFPVIVDSCIDALREFLGNPAHILQKLFQCMDEATAGDNPGTRVICMNAMRQVRETATLSVCNVLRVGMERDQECVQAYLASASNKLYQAEIGGGQGTLIALNTILSLGMISVELAGTPKTEKSVLQFFQQRFCKPPSALDTLIVDQMGHMLVAKVDRSVRDEIMKMLTMITLVANSVQAKQQTGEFHGYKHVALPVIKVFIKVASGIDGAEDQLEMLSTLLELFVQIGIDGCRYCENQASFKESGVAGNMGILLPVIATLVRRMEPITGAKPRLHKLFWDFWLYASLMGFTVMSGVWPLEWYYGAADIALKSPVLICKEHLRPVLHFTTNTRMETAAIVDLSDVKFQLLKELRGGTDISTVLYRLNFQQTTYLLSVHDLETLRIQNSIYTKTPYHIMMQYMECPLLQKDKTGMFTCILAVADKVFDIFLDVMMEKPKQEDRETELEDAFVFLLVKFVDPEKAIRRVADKFISGFIDRFPHLLWSRKVLWAMLDILQALALSLELDPNETGQEVIVPYTPYSITLTDTMDGRETIVRDLAAHCQGIVQEAVKWAPIATRSHLQEYMVTNSEMVEALTQHTGVGLAIESIMLFAGLNIISSPHSLSLLDRWPACVKKDYSEFICSMEIRCRYAGEVAGLLMSSRNTEYTRRELAAKLMNQLHSSWMTKQKKLHKKCIFRICALLVNTTGLDRKLLKALCWSPVEFFSEEPTRNAIYCWQWFLAAKPEEELRFLHEMSSAWLATVERELGLFSRDPVQTDPCAVGENSDLSPHNPYIAPHELWVNFLVEKMESAKFCSQAQIEIFTNLIYRSFSPIIGQPKFSCRHISVVGSRFNLLSSAISLLQSDALNNNLIRSILRERIYAAALDYFCGPQMYPTERGGKLRENILMMVKFWMALHNDKKYLRHCNFAKDMVSYQLKNASGSQSMPTAMGESITPIDLYTMPTTPSGWQQQLFNKASSESSTTSRATSTTTSKDFKDSPQVADSSYAKEYLRKRSLILALMSVEIEFLITWYNPMALGDKMIPGEDIISSWRSQHITERGWIDMAKTAWGLSPTLAVYLPSRFRSSDLLRSEVVQLVQRNPDEVCHLAEALQYMITPESVLDDSPDLSYMQAWAPVSPVKVLPYFSRMYSPHPITAQYAIRVLSACGPDVLIFYIPQLSQAVRYDTIGYIREFIISSANISQLLTHQFIWNMRTNMFRDEDGQEKDADLYVPFNSIIDTMVSNLSGKEKLFYESEFDFFTKITAISGVLRHFPKGPERKRACLCELSKIKVEQGAYLPSSPEAIILDIDYASGAPMQSAAKAPFRAKFKVRKVGIEKVQEIATSGYKDLSDSGMLFTADMRKDHWQAAIFKVGDDVRQDMLALQIISLFKNIFLIAGIDTYLFPYRVVATSPGCGVIECVPNTSSRDQLGRQTDIGMYEYFIQKYGDESTRGFQEARSNFVKSMAAYSVAMFLLQVKDRHNGNLLLDEDGHIIHIDFGFLFESSPGGNIGFEPDIKLTEEMVMIMGGKQEAEPFKWFTELCVRCFLAVRPYKDDVVSLVSLMLDTGLPCFRGQTIRLLKLRFAPTATEKEAAAFMIKIINDSYLNIRTKTYDMIQYYQNQIPY; encoded by the exons ATGGGTCAAAGTGGCCAAG TTGATGGCATCCTGTCCCAAAGAGATGGCACGAGGGGTATTCCGTATCGACCAACGTGGCCAGGACGCCGTCATTGCCCTGGGTATTTACTTCATGGAGTCGGGCTTCCAGCACAAGGAACGGATCATGCCCTATTTCCTCAAGCTCATGCGCGGTTTGCTAAAAGCACATTTCCAG ACTCGGCGTACCATTGTCCGGAAGCTTGCGAGGAAATTCTAAACAACCAGGTAGACTTCTTGGGGGCCCTGGTACGAATCTGCGTCAGCGCCAAGAGTACGGACTCCCCCTCGGCTGCCAACACTCTGAACGCGAAGATTGCGCACACGGTTGTGCCCCTCATCATGGGCACGTGTCGTGCCATGGCGCGATGCAGCTTCGAACCGCCTTATCTCATCTCCCAAATCTTCCCGCCAGCCGAGAAGGTCGAAATCGAGGAGGTCGAGGGCTACGAGAGTTTCtgcaagaaaaagaagcagGCTAATTTGTACAACCCTCCTCTCGTTCCCAGACGGGCACTGGTCGACTTCTGGGTGGGTCAGAAAGGAGTTGCCAGGGAACGTAGAGATGCTATCCTGCCGTACGAAGTGGTCTCGACACCGATAGCTTTCAAGCCTTCGACGTTCATCCTGAAGGTGTGCGGTTCCAGCTTTAGCCAGATTAAGCTGTTCACGAAGAGAGGGGACGTACCGAGGAGAGCGCACTTAAAGTTCACTCCCGTCAAAATCCAAGCCATTCTAACTTTTGCCGATAGATTGTTGTCTCCAGAGATGCTGGACTATCTGGATCACTGTGCGTGGGACCTGTTCGAGACTGGAGCCTTGAAACAGAATCCGTACAAGTCGTTCAGCGAGGTGCTACGGCTCGTGGTACTGTCGCTCATGCAAGAACTGCTGTGCACTTATTCCGTGGCGGAGAAAGAAGATTGGAAAACCAATTCCCCACTATTCTACAGTCTCTCTAAGGACATGCAAAAGTTTGCTAAGCACTTGTTCATCAACGGGCAGAAGGACATACAGCTCAAAGCGTACGACGCTAGCGAGCAGGAGCAACGGGAATCTGGCTACACGATCGCTAACCGTTTTAAAATCAACGTTCAGACCATAGCGACCTGCGTGGAGATCCTAGTGTGGGCGGAGTACGACGATAACGGCGGCGACATGCTCTGTACTAAATTGACGGAGAAGATTTCGAGCCCGCATGGCCTTAAGCTCGCTTTGGGACATCTGCCAATCTTCATCGTCTGCCTCGAAGGCATCGGGGTTTTGGCTCAGAACTTTCCAGTAATTGTAGACAGCTGCATTGACGCGTTGCGAGAGTTTCTCGGAAACCCGGCTCACATTTTGCAGAAGCTTTTCCAATGTATGGATGAGGCCACGGCTGGCGATAATCCTGGTACTAGAGTGATTTGCATGAATGCCATGCGTCAGGTACGGGAGACAGCTACTCTGAGTGTATGCAACGTGCTCAGAGTAGGTATGGAAAGAGATCAGGAATGTGTCCAGGCTTATTTGGCATCAGCATCGAACAAGTTATACCAGGCTGAGATCGGTGGCGGCCAAGGTACCCTCATTGCTCTGAACACGATCTTGTCATTGGGCATGATATCAGTTGAATTGGCTGGTACACCCAAGACCGAGAAATCAGTGCTGCAGTTCTTTCAGCAGCGTTTCTGTAAACCACCTTCAGCACTGGATACGCTTATAGTGGACCAAATGGGGCATATGCTTGTGGCAAAGGTGGACCGCTCCGTTCGAGATGAGATCATGAAGATGTTGACCATGATTACGCTGGTTGCAAACTCAGTGCAAGCGAAACAACAAACGGGAGAGTTTCATGGCTACAAGCACGTTGCTCTGCCGGTCATCAAGGTTTTCATCAAAGTCGCATCAGGCATCGATGGCGCTGAAGACCAACTGGAGATGCTGAGTACGTTACTGGAGCTTTTCGTTCAGATCGGCATTGACGGCTGCAGATATTGTGAAAATCAAGCCTCTTTTAAGGAGTCGGGCGTTGCTGGAAACATGGGCATTCTCCTACCGGTGATCGCGACCTTAGTACGACGAATGGAACCGATTACTGGTGCGAAACCAAGACTCCACAAACTCTTCTGGGACTTTTGGCTGTACGCTTCCCTCATGGGCTTCACCGTCATGTCTGGCGTATGGCCATTGGAATGGTATTATGGCGCCGCCGATATCGCCTTGAAGTCACCCGTCCTAATATGCAAAGAACACTTGAGGCCTGTCCTACACTTTACAACCAACACACGAATGGAAACTGCCGCTATAGTTGACCTCAGCGATGTCAAGTTTCAGCTTCTGAAGGAACTGAGAGGCGGCACCGACATCAGCACTGTTTTATATAGGCTCAACTTTCAGCAGACAACTTATCTGCTGTCTGTACACGACTTGGAGACTTTGCGAATCCAGAACTCTATTTATACGAAGACGCCGTACCATATCATGATGCAGTACATGGAATGTCCGCTGCTGCAGAAGGACAAGACTGGCATGTTTACGTGTATCCTGGCGGTCGCCGACAAAGTCTTCGATATTTTCCTCGACGTGATGATGGAAAAACCTAAACAGGAAGACAGAGAGACAGAACTGGAAGACGCCTTTGTCTTTCTTCTCGTCAAATTCGTGGACCCCGAGAAAGCCATACGGCGAGTCGCCGACAAATTCATATCGGGATTTATCGATCGGTTTCCGCATCTCCTGTGGAGCAGGAAGGTCCTGTGGGCAATGTTGGATATCCTCCAAGCTCTCGCTCTGTCCCTCGAGTTAGACCCGAACGAGACTGGGCAGGAAGTCATCGTACCTTACACACCCTACTCTATCACGCTGACGGACACAATGGACGGACGAGAGACGATCGTCCGCGACCTGGCGGCACACTGCCAAGGGATTGTACAGGAAGCAGTCAAGTGGGCCCCCATCGCTACGCGCTCGCACCTGCAGGAATACATGGTGACAAACTCAGAAATGGTGGAAGCGCTCACTCAACACACAGGAGTTGGTCTGGCAATCGAGAGTATCATGCTATTTGCTGGATTGAACATAATCTCGTCACCCCATTCCTTGTCCCTGTTGGACCGCTGGCCGGCTTGTGTCAAGAAGGACTACTCGGAGTTTATCTGTTCAATGGAAATACGTTGTCGGTACGCGGGTGAAGTAGCTGGGTTACTGATGAGCTCACGTAACACGGAGTACACGCGTAGGGAGCTGGCGGCGAAGTTAATGAACCAGCTTCATTCCAGCTGGATGACGAAGCAAAAGAAGCTTCACAAGAAGTGTATCTTCAGGATCTGCGCGCTGTTGGTGAACACGACTGGGCTGGATCGAAAGTTGCTCAAGGCTCTCTGCTGGTCGCCCGTCGAGTTCTTCTCCGAGGAACCGACACGGAACGCAATTTATTGCTGGCAGTGGTTCTTGGCAGCCAAGCCCGAGGAAGAATTGCGATTCTTGCACGAGATGTCCAGTGCCTGGCTGGCGACCGTCGAACGAGAGCTAGGCCTTTTCTCCAGAGACCCGGTGCAGACTGATCCGTGCGCTGTCGGCGAGAACAGCGACTTGAGTCCGCACAATCCCTACATTGCGCCACACGAGCTGTGGGTCAACTTTCTCGTCGAGAAGATGGAATCCGCAAAGTTCTGCAGCCAGGCACAGATCGAGATCTTCACCAATCTTATATACCGATCCTTTTCGCCTATTATTGGTCAGCCCAAGTTCAGCTGTCGCCATATCTCCGTGGTGGGCTCGCGGTTTAACCTGttgagcagcgccatctcacttCTTCAAAGTGATGCCCTCAATAATAATCTCATTCGTAGTATTCTTCGGGAAAGGATCTACGCTGCTGCTTTGGATTATTTCTGTGGACCTCAAATGTACCCAACCGAGAGGGGTGGAAAGCTGCGAGAGAATATCCTCATGATGGTCAAGTTCTGGATGGCACTTCACAATGATAAGAAATATCTGCGTCACTGTAACTTTGCCAAAGATATGGTCTCGTACCAGTTGAAGAACGCGTCAGGTTCACAGTCAATGCCGACTGCGATGGGAGAGAGTATAACCCCGATCGATTTGTACACGATGCCGACGACGCCTTCTGGTTGGCAACAGCAGCTTTTCAACAAAGCGTCAAGCGAGAGTTCGACGACTTCTAGAGCAACATCCACAACCACCTCCAAAGACTTCAAG GACAGCCCACAGGTTGCAGATTCGTCTTACGCGAAGGAATACCTAAGAAAACGGTCCCTCATCCTGGCACTCATGTCCGTAGAAATCGAATTCCTAATCACGTGGTACAACCCGATGGCGTTGGGCGACAAAATGATTCCCGGGGAAGACATTATCAGTTCGTGGAGAAGCCAGCACATAACGGAGCGGGGATGGATAGACATGGCCAAGACAGCGTGGGGACTCTCACCTACATTGGCGGTGTACCTACCAAGCAGGTTCAGGTCGTCTGACCTTCTCCGCAGCGAAGTCGTTCAACTGGTGCAGCGTAATCCAGACGAGGTGTGCCACCTGGCCGAAGCGTTGCAGTACATGATCACTCCGGAAAGCGTACTCGACGACTCGCCGGACCTGTCTTACATGCAGGCCTGGGCCCCCGTGTCTCCCGTCAAGGTCTTGCCGTATTTCTCGCGCATGTACTCTCCCCACCCAATCACAGCCCAGTACGCCATCCGGGTCCTTTCGGCATGCGGTCCGGACGTGCTCATCTTTTACATTCCTCAACTGTCCCAAGCGGTCCGTTACGACACCATTGGATACATCCGCGAATTCATCATATCGTCTGCGAACATCAGCCAGCTGTTGACGCACCAGTTCATTTGGAACATGCGCACCAACATGTTCCGGGATGAAGACGGTCAGGAAAAAGACGCTGACTTGTACGTCCCCTTCAACAGCATCATCGACACCATGGTCAGTAATTTGAGCGGGAAAGAAAAGTTATTCTACGAATCCGAATTCGACTTCTTCACGAAAATAACCGCCATATCCGGCGTGCTGAGACATTTCCCGAAAGGTCCGGAACGCAAACGCGCCTGTCTCTGCGAGCTCTCCAAAATCAAGGTCGAGCAGGGTGCCTACTTACCTTCGAGTCCGGAAGCCATCATCCTAGACATCGACTATGCTTCTGGCGCCCCCATGCAGAGCGCCGCTAAAGCTCCATTCCGAGCGAAGTTTAAGGTGCGCAAAGTGGGGATCGAGAAGGTACAAGAGATCGCCACGAGCGGGTACAAGGACCTGAGCGATTCTGGCATGTTGTTCACGGCAGACATGCGGAAGGATCACTGGCAGGCCGCGATCTTCAAGGTGGGTGACGACGTCAGGCAGGACATGCTGGCGTTGCAGATCATCTCGCTCTTCAAGAACATCTTCCTCATCGCTGGCATCGATACGTATTTGTTTCCGTACCGCGTGGTGGCAACCTCGCCGGGCTGCGGCGTCATCGAGTGTGTACCGAACACGTCGTCCAGGGACCAGCTGGGACGCCAGACGGACATTGGGATGTACGAGTACTTTATACAGAAGTATGGCGATGAGTCAACGCGAGGATTTCAAGAAGCAAGAAGCAATTTTGTCAAAAGCATGGCAGCTTACAGCGTCGCCATGTTCCTGTTACAG GTCAAGGACAGGCACAACGGGAATCTTCTCCTGGACGAAGACGGTCACATCATCCACATCGATTTCGGCTTCCTCTTCGAAAGTTCTCCAGGTGGAAATATTGGCTTCGAGCCGGACATAAAGTTGACCGAAGAAATGGTCATGATCATGGGAGGCAAGCAAGAGGCCGAACCTTTCAAGTGGTTCACGGAACTGTGCGTCCGTTGCTTCCTGGCAGTTCGTCCCTACAAGGATGACGTCGTCTCTCTCGTGTCCCTCATGCTGGACACGGGACTGCCCTGTTTCCGAGGCCAGACGATTCGGCTGCTCAAGCTCAGGTTTGCGCCCACGGCCACAGAGAAAGAGGCGGCAGCTTTTATGATAAAGATTATCAACGATTCTTATCTGAACATTCGTACGAAGACTTACGATATGATTCAGTACTATCAGAACCAGATACCTTACTGA